The following are encoded together in the Planctobacterium marinum genome:
- a CDS encoding diacylglycerol kinase, with product MDGIKLAWQHESAFRQELSLALVMCPLAFFVSNSVEQLLLLIFPVFLLVIVELLNSAIEATVDRISTSLHPLSKQAKDIGSAAVFFVLVLLTLTWGIILLNNFVL from the coding sequence ATGGATGGCATCAAGCTGGCATGGCAACACGAGTCGGCATTTCGTCAGGAATTGTCTCTGGCGCTGGTGATGTGTCCACTGGCATTTTTTGTCAGTAACTCGGTAGAACAATTACTGCTGCTGATTTTTCCGGTATTTCTGTTGGTGATTGTGGAGCTGCTGAATAGCGCAATTGAAGCCACGGTGGACAGGATCAGCACCTCTTTACACCCTTTGTCTAAACAGGCAAAAGATATTGGCTCTGCTGCGGTGTTTTTTGTGCTGGTATTACTTACCCTGACATGGGGCATTATTCTACTGAATAATTTTGTGCTTTAG
- a CDS encoding helix-turn-helix domain-containing protein: protein MSLMTVAEVAEYLGIQDVRVQRLEREHLLNAKEKDAAGAPLFDRGDVEKYKELAERLGGI, encoded by the coding sequence ATGAGCTTAATGACAGTCGCAGAAGTGGCAGAATATCTGGGCATTCAAGATGTGAGAGTACAACGCCTGGAGAGAGAGCATTTGTTAAATGCAAAAGAAAAAGATGCGGCTGGTGCGCCATTATTCGATCGCGGCGACGTTGAAAAATACAAAGAACTGGCGGAGCGTTTAGGCGGTATTTAG
- the sfsA gene encoding DNA/RNA nuclease SfsA, producing the protein MRFSNTLICGTLVKRYKRFLADVALENGTIVTAHCPNTGAMTGCAEPGFKVWLSSNNDPKRKLKYTWEIAVDHDHNLIGINTHNANKLVYEALCQRRLAEFSAFRQYRREVKFGNENSKVDFLLSNSEHAQMYLEVKSVTLAQNGLGLFPDTVTTRGQKHLRELTSMALQGNNAGILFCVQHTGIKRVAIAKKLDPEYFELMRRAIKAGVKVFAFGCDITEKEILLNRQLPFTYDV; encoded by the coding sequence ATGCGATTTTCGAATACTTTAATTTGTGGCACCTTGGTAAAACGCTACAAGCGCTTCCTTGCCGATGTAGCATTGGAAAATGGCACCATAGTCACGGCTCACTGCCCCAATACTGGTGCTATGACAGGTTGTGCTGAACCTGGCTTTAAAGTCTGGCTCAGCAGCAATAACGACCCTAAACGCAAACTTAAGTACACCTGGGAAATCGCGGTTGATCACGACCATAATCTCATCGGTATCAATACTCATAATGCCAATAAGCTGGTGTACGAAGCATTATGTCAGCGCCGGTTGGCGGAGTTTTCGGCGTTCCGGCAATATCGCCGGGAAGTCAAATTTGGTAACGAAAACAGCAAAGTAGATTTTCTGTTGTCCAACAGCGAACACGCCCAAATGTATCTGGAAGTTAAATCTGTGACTCTGGCACAAAACGGATTGGGCTTATTCCCGGATACGGTAACTACTCGGGGGCAAAAACACCTGCGGGAGCTAACATCAATGGCGTTGCAAGGCAACAATGCAGGCATTCTATTCTGCGTACAACACACTGGCATCAAACGTGTCGCCATCGCTAAAAAACTGGATCCAGAGTATTTTGAGCTAATGCGCCGGGCGATAAAAGCCGGAGTTAAAGTATTCGCTTTTGGCTGTGACATCACTGAAAAAGAGATATTGCTCAATCGTCAATTACCCTTTACTTACGATGTATAA
- the pepB gene encoding aminopeptidase PepB: protein MVDRPNDTTLSIFISNSPAPAPWNANGPLSIDSDGATIHLSGDTSEQLRAIKQAARKLSSLTRSASLQGDWNTDQSFAFCTAFNDARQTYKVQVAEQDVQLKNALAAHAFTVELINDTPQNVSPEALAQRAAKWLSGLSPEYISYTTITGEELLEAGWNGVYEVGRGSDRPPVLLDLDYNPTGNPDAPVNTVLVGKGITFDSGGYSIKPSEGMLAMKCDMGGAATVTGALGLAIMNGLAERTRLILCCAENLISGHAYKLGDIITYKNGLTVEVVNTDAEGRLVLADGLLKASEYQPKRIIDAATLTGAAHVAVGNHYNAIFSRDTALRALAMDVAEQVNEPAWPLPLEAFHQHNCPSPYADTANSRPQKGGGAGGASNAAGFLSRFVPDEGKGWLHVDLAAAFNSSATDTQPAGATAQGIRMLAKLLN from the coding sequence ATGGTTGACCGCCCTAACGACACAACACTCTCCATTTTTATCAGTAATTCACCTGCACCCGCACCATGGAATGCCAATGGACCACTTTCCATCGACTCTGATGGCGCCACTATTCACCTCTCAGGCGACACTAGTGAGCAGCTGCGGGCAATCAAACAAGCAGCGCGCAAGTTGTCCTCGCTGACCCGCTCAGCCAGCTTGCAAGGCGATTGGAATACCGACCAAAGTTTTGCTTTTTGCACCGCTTTCAATGACGCCAGACAGACTTATAAAGTCCAGGTTGCCGAACAGGATGTGCAATTGAAAAACGCCCTGGCGGCCCATGCATTTACCGTAGAATTAATTAACGACACGCCACAAAATGTTTCCCCCGAAGCACTTGCACAGCGCGCAGCCAAGTGGTTATCCGGACTGTCGCCGGAGTATATCAGCTACACCACTATCACTGGTGAAGAGTTACTAGAAGCCGGTTGGAATGGCGTCTACGAAGTGGGCAGAGGCAGTGACCGCCCCCCTGTATTATTAGATTTAGATTACAATCCAACGGGTAATCCCGATGCCCCGGTAAATACGGTGCTTGTGGGTAAGGGCATTACATTCGATAGCGGCGGCTACAGTATCAAGCCCAGTGAAGGCATGTTAGCGATGAAATGCGATATGGGCGGTGCCGCAACAGTGACGGGTGCTTTGGGACTGGCCATCATGAATGGTTTGGCTGAGCGTACGCGTTTAATCCTGTGTTGTGCTGAAAACCTGATCAGTGGCCATGCTTACAAACTTGGCGATATCATCACCTATAAAAACGGCTTAACAGTGGAAGTTGTGAATACTGACGCCGAAGGCCGCCTGGTACTGGCAGATGGCTTGTTAAAGGCCAGCGAATACCAGCCCAAACGCATTATCGATGCCGCCACATTAACGGGGGCTGCCCATGTTGCAGTGGGCAACCACTACAACGCCATTTTCAGCCGTGACACAGCCCTGCGAGCGCTTGCCATGGATGTGGCTGAGCAAGTTAATGAACCCGCCTGGCCTTTGCCTTTGGAAGCATTTCACCAGCACAATTGCCCATCTCCCTACGCCGACACAGCTAATAGCCGCCCGCAAAAAGGTGGGGGTGCCGGTGGTGCCAGTAATGCCGCTGGATTTTTAAGTCGTTTTGTACCTGATGAGGGCAAAGGTTGGTTACATGTGGATTTAGCCGCTGCGTTTAACAGTAGTGCAACGGATACCCAACCTGCGGGAGCAACTGCTCAAGGTATTAGAATGTTAGCCAAGTTATTGAACTAA
- a CDS encoding YjaG family protein has translation MAKLTIFQQVREFNDWRASAFALTLLERMYPNYHLFCELTEFYDPALMRNTLNTLWEWVGTPRTKINYESQRLKLDEGTPDISQFDNYGVYPALDFAVSLDSVLNLISGEDAQGAVVVSKVSQGCVEAYIEASEGEQEDIKQHPLMAWEIEFQSELISFLQGNIKRDKELVKQLKNMATAEGISNIGLEIA, from the coding sequence TTGGCTAAATTAACGATCTTTCAGCAAGTACGCGAATTCAATGACTGGCGAGCCAGTGCCTTTGCCTTAACCTTGTTGGAAAGAATGTATCCAAACTATCACTTGTTTTGTGAACTCACTGAATTTTACGACCCTGCACTAATGCGCAACACTCTGAACACCCTGTGGGAATGGGTAGGTACGCCAAGAACCAAAATCAACTACGAATCACAGCGTCTAAAATTAGACGAAGGCACGCCTGATATCAGTCAGTTTGATAATTATGGGGTTTATCCGGCCTTGGATTTTGCCGTCTCACTGGATTCGGTTCTCAATTTGATTTCCGGTGAAGATGCGCAGGGCGCGGTGGTAGTAAGTAAAGTATCTCAAGGCTGTGTAGAGGCCTATATCGAAGCATCGGAAGGCGAACAGGAAGATATAAAACAGCACCCGTTAATGGCGTGGGAAATCGAGTTTCAATCGGAGTTGATTAGCTTTCTACAGGGTAATATAAAACGCGACAAAGAGCTGGTAAAACAGCTTAAAAACATGGCCACAGCAGAAGGCATTAGCAATATCGGCCTGGAGATAGCTTAG
- the dksA gene encoding RNA polymerase-binding protein DksA, protein MPTGKDGKTLGLLALAGLEPYQEKDGEEYMNDSQLEHFRLILSAWRDQLREEVDRTVHHMQDEAANFPDPVDRAAQEEEFSLELRTRDRERKLIKKIEKTLKRIEDDDFGFCDSCGIEIGVKRLEARPTADMCIDCKTMAEIKEKQLLG, encoded by the coding sequence ATGCCGACAGGTAAAGATGGTAAAACGTTAGGGCTTTTGGCGCTGGCTGGCTTGGAGCCTTACCAGGAGAAAGACGGCGAAGAATATATGAACGACAGCCAACTGGAGCATTTCCGGTTGATACTGTCTGCCTGGCGTGACCAGCTTCGCGAAGAAGTTGATCGTACCGTGCACCATATGCAGGACGAAGCTGCAAACTTTCCCGATCCGGTGGACCGCGCCGCTCAGGAAGAAGAGTTTAGCTTAGAGTTGCGCACCCGTGACCGTGAACGTAAGTTGATCAAAAAAATCGAAAAAACCCTCAAGCGCATTGAGGACGATGATTTCGGATTTTGCGATTCGTGTGGCATTGAGATTGGCGTAAAGCGTCTCGAAGCCAGACCGACTGCAGATATGTGTATTGATTGCAAAACCATGGCTGAAATCAAAGAGAAGCAATTATTAGGTTAG
- the rsmD gene encoding 16S rRNA (guanine(966)-N(2))-methyltransferase RsmD, whose translation MRAKKSASSKSSGFIRIISGKWRGRKLPVIDSEGLRPTTDRTKETLFNWLMQDVVDAQCLDVFAGSGSLGLEALSRYAKSVTLIEKQKDIAAALNKIKALLQASDSELTVVNQDAVAWLKQCRGSYNLVFIDPPFKKNLLQPVIDTLLSQNLLQDGALLYIEHEIELDWQLPPQLVEIKRKSTRQVCSLLVQFQAQE comes from the coding sequence ATGCGCGCGAAAAAATCAGCCTCATCCAAATCTTCCGGGTTTATACGAATTATTTCCGGTAAATGGCGTGGTAGAAAGCTACCGGTGATCGACAGTGAAGGGTTACGGCCCACCACAGACCGCACTAAAGAAACCCTGTTTAATTGGCTGATGCAAGATGTGGTGGACGCTCAGTGTCTCGATGTATTCGCGGGGTCTGGCTCACTTGGACTGGAGGCATTGTCCCGTTATGCTAAATCTGTCACCCTGATTGAAAAGCAAAAAGACATTGCTGCCGCACTGAATAAAATCAAAGCCCTGCTACAAGCCAGCGATAGTGAGTTAACAGTAGTTAATCAAGATGCCGTGGCTTGGTTAAAACAGTGCCGGGGATCTTATAACCTGGTGTTTATCGATCCGCCTTTTAAGAAGAATCTGTTACAACCCGTGATAGACACTTTACTTAGTCAAAATTTATTGCAAGATGGCGCATTGCTTTACATCGAGCATGAAATTGAACTGGATTGGCAACTACCACCACAACTAGTGGAAATAAAACGTAAAAGCACTCGTCAGGTATGTTCATTATTGGTGCAATTTCAGGCCCAAGAATAG